A single genomic interval of Spinacia oleracea cultivar Varoflay chromosome 6, BTI_SOV_V1, whole genome shotgun sequence harbors:
- the LOC110775375 gene encoding DAR GTPase 3, chloroplastic, giving the protein MAVQFSGVCLPNSLTNNCFLQNHPFNGKRSLAAFASTHMQSSPTIQIVGGSPTQYRQGNDSRKVEDDWFDLETDLQHWIKALRPVQWYPGHIAKTERELKEQIKLMDVVVEVRDARIPMSTSHPQMDLWVGNRKRIIVLNREDMICTSDRNAWADHFAKQGIRVVFSNGQLGMGSMKLSRLAKSLADDVNVKRRARGLLPRAVRAGIVGYPNVGKSSLINRLLKRRICAAAPRPGVTRQLRWVRFGKDLELLDSPGIIPMRISDQSAALKLAICDDIGERSYDVTDIAAILVQMLARIPSIGTKALYNRYRIETDGQTGQIFVHKLALKLFSGDVHQASFRILTDFRKGKFGWFALERPPR; this is encoded by the exons ATGGCAGTTCAATTTTCAGGGGTTTGCTTACCAAACTCCTTAACCAACAATTGTTTTCTACAAAATCATCCTTTTAATGGAAAACGCTCACTTGCAGCTTTCGCCTCAACTCATATGCAGTCCTCACCCACCATTCag ATTGTTGGTGGGAGTCCAACTCAGTATAGACAAGGAAATGATAGCAGAAAGGTTGAGGATGATTGGTTTGATCTGGAGACAGATCTTCAACACTGGATTAAGGCACTGCGTCCTGTTCAG TGGTACCCTGGTCACATAGCAAAAACAGAAAGAGAGCTGAAGGAGCAAATCAAACTGATGGATGTGGTGGTAGAGGTACGGGATGCCAGAATTCCTATGTCAACAAGTCATCCCCAG ATGGACTTGTGGGTTGGTAATCGCAAAAGAATTATAGTTTTGAACAGAGAAGACATGATATGCACGTCAGACCGAAATGCCTGGGCAGACCATTTTGCTAAGCAGGGAATAAGAGTTGTATTCTCTAATGGTCAGCTTGGAATG GGCAGCATGAAATTGAGTCGGCTGGCAAAATCACTTGCGGATGATGTAAATGTCAAACGACGGGCCAGGGGGTTACTTCCTCGTGCT GTTCGAGCTGGGATTGTGGGATATCCGAATGTTGGTAAATCATCATTGATTAATCGTTTATTAAAGCGCAGAATATGTGCTGCAGCTCCTCGACCTGGCGTTACACGACAGCTTAG GTGGGTTCGGTTCGGGAAGGACCTAGAGTTGTTAGACTCTCCGGGTATAATTCCAATGAGGATCAGTGATCAGTCAGCTGCTTTAAAGCTTGCTATTTGTGATGATATTGGTGAGAGATCATATGATGTCACTGATATTGCGGCAATACTTGTGCAAATGCTGGCGAGGATACCATCAATAG GTAcaaaggctctttacaatcgtTACAGGATTGAGACAGATGGACAGACTGGTCAAAT ATTTGTTCACAAGCTTGCTCTCAAATTATTCAGCGGGGATGTCCATCAGGCTTCATTTCGCATCCTTACGGATTTCAGGAAGGGCAAATTTGGCTGGTTTGCTCTAGAAAGGCCCCCAAGGTAG